The following coding sequences lie in one Rothia sp. SD9660Na genomic window:
- the cls gene encoding cardiolipin synthase, translating to MNLGLPPLIDLLSLPQWASITLLVIDLLIRLTVIFWLPYNRKPVVALGWLMAIFFIPFVGLFAFLVFGSNLVPRHRRSRQRSMNQIIKEAIQGDDAVLGDPVLSEPARVAANLNYKLGALPLIGGNDFELRHDNNVALQEIAERIDQAKKYVHFEFYITALDSTTEPLWDALVRAHQRGVAVHVLIDHIGSRKYPRWRELQRKLNEAGVPWRLMLPLKPWKGQWQRPDLRNHRKIVVIDGEIAFSGSQNAIDRTYNLKGNIKKGLEWKDLSFFCTGPVVHELNAVFVSDWYAETKELLLDEIDADIEAHDEAGQEGQRPLAQIVPSGPGFETENNLRLINHLIYNAEERIIICSPYFVPEETLLQALTNMSLSGINVTLIVCEKGDQFLPIMGQRSYYEQLLRSGVKIQQYPGPTVLHSKFMIVDDEITFIGSSNMDPRSFALNFEVSTFIVGKPMVQELEEVARDYISRCKRLRYDEWVNRPAHQKIAENLCRLWSALL from the coding sequence GTGAACCTAGGCCTTCCTCCCCTAATTGACTTGCTGAGCCTCCCGCAGTGGGCTTCAATTACCCTGCTGGTGATTGACTTGCTGATTCGTCTGACCGTGATTTTCTGGCTGCCCTATAACCGCAAACCGGTGGTGGCGCTCGGCTGGCTAATGGCGATTTTCTTTATCCCCTTTGTGGGTCTCTTCGCCTTCTTGGTGTTTGGCTCCAACCTGGTGCCCAGGCACCGCCGCAGTCGCCAGCGCAGCATGAATCAGATCATTAAAGAAGCGATTCAGGGGGACGACGCGGTGCTGGGCGACCCGGTGCTCTCTGAGCCTGCGCGGGTGGCAGCTAACCTCAACTACAAGCTCGGTGCCCTACCGCTAATTGGCGGTAACGACTTTGAACTGCGGCACGATAACAATGTGGCCCTACAGGAAATTGCCGAGAGAATCGACCAGGCTAAGAAGTACGTTCACTTCGAGTTCTACATCACCGCCCTCGATTCAACCACCGAGCCCCTCTGGGATGCCCTGGTGCGGGCCCACCAGCGCGGGGTTGCGGTGCATGTGCTCATCGACCATATCGGCTCCCGCAAGTACCCCCGCTGGCGGGAACTTCAGCGCAAGCTCAACGAAGCCGGGGTGCCCTGGCGGCTCATGCTCCCCCTCAAGCCCTGGAAGGGCCAGTGGCAGCGCCCCGACCTGCGCAACCACCGCAAGATTGTGGTCATTGACGGCGAGATTGCCTTCTCCGGCTCCCAGAACGCCATCGACCGCACCTATAACCTCAAGGGCAACATCAAAAAGGGTCTGGAATGGAAGGACCTCTCCTTCTTCTGCACCGGCCCCGTGGTGCACGAGCTCAACGCGGTGTTCGTCTCTGACTGGTATGCCGAGACCAAGGAACTCCTACTCGACGAAATTGACGCCGACATCGAAGCCCACGACGAGGCAGGGCAGGAGGGCCAGCGTCCGCTCGCCCAAATCGTGCCTTCTGGCCCCGGTTTCGAAACCGAAAACAACCTGCGCCTGATCAACCACCTGATTTACAACGCAGAAGAACGTATCATCATCTGCTCCCCCTACTTCGTACCCGAAGAAACCCTGCTGCAGGCGCTCACCAATATGTCCCTCTCAGGTATCAACGTGACCCTGATTGTCTGCGAAAAGGGTGACCAGTTCCTGCCAATTATGGGCCAGCGCTCCTACTACGAGCAGCTGCTTCGTTCGGGTGTGAAGATTCAGCAGTACCCCGGCCCCACCGTACTGCACTCCAAGTTCATGATTGTGGACGACGAAATCACCTTCATCGGTTCCTCCAACATGGACCCCCGCTCATTCGCCCTCAACTTTGAGGTTTCCACCTTTATCGTGGGTAAGCCCATGGTGCAGGAGCTCGAAGAGGTTGCCCGGGATTACATCTCCCGCTGTAAGCGTCTGCGCTACGACGAGTGGGTCAACCGCCCTGCCCACCAGAAGATTGCCGAGAACCTCTGCCGCCTGTGGAGCGCCCTGCTCTAA
- a CDS encoding aliphatic sulfonate ABC transporter substrate-binding protein, producing MSLISRLTTTSALLATGTLLLTGCLAGENASTADTSAAAGNTTVTIDYATYNPLSLIIKEKGWLETALEEQSKDVEWVQSAGSNKANEALRSGAIDVGSTAGSAALLARSNGSPIQVIDLYSQPEWSALVTRTDTGISSVKDLAGKKVAVTKGTDPYFFLLQALEEAGVSPDEVTIEQLQHADGRTALNQGTVDAWSGLDPIMASAEIEDGNTLFYRNVDFNTYGFLNATEEFIESDPEAAQAIVDIYEYARDWALANEQEAVQILADGSGIELETAQVVWDRTYLDIDNVPGDKQLAVLEKVGPYLVESGDVASQGEVDTALGSIVNDTFAQKADPARVSTLVAE from the coding sequence ATGTCACTCATTTCTCGTCTCACCACTACCTCTGCCCTGCTCGCAACCGGCACCCTACTACTGACCGGGTGCCTAGCAGGGGAAAACGCTTCTACCGCCGACACTTCTGCCGCAGCGGGCAACACCACCGTCACCATCGACTACGCCACCTACAACCCACTCTCCCTGATTATCAAGGAAAAGGGGTGGCTTGAGACCGCCCTGGAAGAGCAGAGTAAGGACGTCGAGTGGGTACAGTCCGCTGGATCAAATAAGGCGAATGAGGCTCTGCGTTCTGGCGCCATTGATGTGGGTTCCACCGCGGGCTCAGCTGCCCTGCTGGCTCGTTCCAACGGCTCCCCCATTCAGGTGATTGATCTCTACTCCCAGCCCGAGTGGTCCGCTCTGGTGACCCGCACCGACACCGGTATCTCATCGGTGAAAGACCTGGCCGGTAAAAAGGTAGCCGTCACCAAGGGCACCGACCCCTACTTCTTCCTGCTCCAAGCTCTTGAAGAAGCAGGTGTATCGCCCGATGAGGTCACCATCGAGCAGCTCCAGCACGCCGACGGCCGCACCGCCCTCAACCAGGGCACCGTAGACGCCTGGAGCGGCCTTGACCCTATCATGGCCAGCGCCGAAATTGAGGACGGCAACACCCTCTTCTACCGCAACGTTGACTTCAACACCTACGGCTTCTTGAACGCCACCGAGGAGTTCATCGAGAGCGACCCCGAAGCCGCCCAGGCCATCGTTGATATCTACGAATACGCCCGCGACTGGGCACTCGCCAACGAGCAAGAGGCCGTACAGATCCTGGCGGACGGCTCCGGAATTGAGCTTGAAACCGCCCAGGTTGTCTGGGACCGCACCTACCTTGACATCGATAACGTACCCGGCGACAAGCAGCTCGCCGTGCTTGAAAAGGTCGGCCCCTACCTGGTTGAATCCGGCGATGTTGCCTCACAGGGCGAAGTAGACACCGCCCTGGGCAGCATCGTCAACGACACCTTTGCCCAGAAGGCCGACCCCGCCCGCGTTTCAACCCTGGTGGCTGAGTAA
- a CDS encoding LLM class flavin-dependent oxidoreductase, whose protein sequence is MTEKKRIVVNAFDMTTTSHQSFGLWRHPRNRADEYNTIKYWTDLAKVCEKGLFDAVFIADVVGVYDVYKDSVAPVLKDGAQVPVGDPFLQISAMAAVTEHLGFGVTAAVTYNQPYTLARSYSTLDHLTGGRVGFNVVTSYLQSAAENQGLPGQIEHDERYEIAEEFLDVCYKLWEGSWEDGSVPRDRENGIFADPSKVHPILHKGKYFQVPGIALTEPSPQRTPVIFQAGASSRGQAFSGQHAEAIFITALRPHLTKVLTERIRNEAEKAGRKRDDVKILAMLSVVVDETDEKAQAKYAEYLKYQNVEASQGIIGGWSGLDLDQFDEDEALKYVETESIQSFLTPFTLQDKEKEWTRKDIAEHCATGGMGAVLVGSPQTVADELEKWIDEGGLDGINLAYHVSPGSFEDFVEFVVPELQKRGRYRTAYEGSTLRESLFGEGNKYVDERHPAAKYRGAYAGKPSVADTPARDFLKLAIENAEKAEAAGH, encoded by the coding sequence ATGACCGAGAAGAAGCGCATCGTCGTCAACGCCTTCGATATGACCACCACCAGCCACCAGAGCTTTGGCCTGTGGCGTCACCCCCGCAACCGCGCGGATGAGTACAACACCATCAAGTACTGGACCGACCTGGCTAAGGTCTGCGAGAAGGGCCTCTTTGATGCGGTCTTCATTGCGGATGTGGTCGGTGTTTACGATGTCTACAAGGATTCAGTAGCTCCCGTGCTGAAGGACGGCGCCCAGGTTCCTGTGGGTGACCCCTTCCTGCAGATTTCTGCTATGGCTGCTGTCACCGAGCACCTGGGCTTTGGCGTTACCGCTGCCGTGACCTACAACCAGCCCTACACCCTGGCCCGCTCCTACTCCACCCTGGATCATCTGACCGGTGGCCGCGTGGGCTTCAACGTGGTGACCTCCTACCTGCAGTCTGCTGCTGAGAACCAGGGTCTGCCCGGTCAGATTGAGCACGATGAGCGGTACGAGATTGCCGAAGAGTTCCTCGACGTCTGCTACAAGCTGTGGGAAGGCTCCTGGGAGGACGGCTCTGTGCCCCGCGACCGTGAAAACGGTATCTTCGCTGACCCCTCTAAGGTTCACCCTATCCTGCACAAGGGCAAGTACTTCCAGGTACCCGGCATCGCCCTGACCGAGCCTTCACCCCAGCGCACCCCGGTGATTTTCCAGGCCGGTGCGTCCTCCCGCGGCCAGGCTTTCTCAGGCCAGCACGCCGAGGCTATCTTCATCACCGCCCTGCGCCCCCACCTGACTAAGGTGCTGACCGAGCGCATCCGCAACGAGGCTGAAAAGGCCGGCCGCAAGCGTGATGACGTGAAGATTCTGGCTATGCTCTCCGTTGTTGTGGACGAGACCGACGAGAAGGCTCAGGCCAAGTACGCCGAGTACCTCAAGTACCAGAACGTTGAGGCATCCCAGGGCATCATCGGCGGCTGGAGCGGTCTTGACCTGGATCAGTTCGATGAGGACGAGGCCCTTAAGTACGTTGAGACCGAGTCGATCCAGTCCTTCCTGACCCCCTTCACCCTGCAGGATAAGGAGAAGGAGTGGACCCGCAAGGACATCGCCGAGCACTGCGCCACCGGTGGCATGGGTGCGGTTCTGGTGGGTTCACCCCAGACCGTTGCCGATGAGCTGGAGAAGTGGATTGATGAGGGCGGCCTGGACGGCATTAACCTTGCCTACCATGTGTCCCCCGGCTCCTTCGAGGACTTCGTCGAGTTCGTTGTTCCCGAGCTGCAGAAGCGCGGCCGCTACCGCACCGCCTATGAGGGCTCCACCCTGCGCGAGAGCCTCTTCGGTGAGGGCAACAAGTACGTGGACGAGCGCCACCCGGCTGCCAAGTACCGCGGCGCCTACGCGGGCAAGCCCTCCGTTGCCGACACCCCGGCCCGTGACTTCCTCAAGCTAGCGATTGAGAACGCCGAGAAGGCTGAGGCCGCAGGCCACTAG
- a CDS encoding ABC transporter permease, translated as MSVTPALTTQPATHRRLARTETPASAKVPRRPLLTRRWVPWLGALLPLVLLALWQYLSTAGVFSAVQLPAPSKVVAAALDLAGRDQLGLHVAISTQRVVLGFSIGAILGLVLGAWVGLSRWAQVLAAPTIGALRAVPSLAWVPLLLLWIGIGENSKVALIAIGAFFPVYTTVSAALAHVDPKLVEAARTFGVRGINLFTTVQLPAVLPAVVSGLRLALAQAWLFLVAAELLGASMGLGFLLTDSQNNGRTDRLLLAIVLLAILGKITNALLGVFERWVKARFPSN; from the coding sequence ATGTCAGTTACCCCTGCTCTCACCACCCAACCGGCAACCCACCGCCGCCTGGCGCGCACCGAAACACCGGCGTCCGCGAAGGTACCCCGCCGACCCCTGCTCACCCGCCGCTGGGTACCCTGGCTCGGTGCCCTGCTTCCCTTGGTTCTTCTGGCGCTCTGGCAGTACCTGAGCACCGCCGGGGTCTTTAGTGCGGTGCAGCTGCCTGCCCCCTCGAAGGTGGTTGCTGCCGCCCTTGATCTGGCAGGACGCGATCAGCTCGGCCTGCACGTTGCTATTTCGACCCAGCGCGTGGTTCTGGGCTTCAGCATCGGGGCTATCCTCGGGCTGGTGCTCGGAGCCTGGGTAGGGCTCTCCCGCTGGGCCCAGGTGCTCGCCGCTCCCACCATCGGGGCCCTGCGCGCTGTACCGTCGCTAGCCTGGGTGCCCCTGCTGTTGCTCTGGATCGGTATTGGTGAGAACTCCAAAGTCGCCCTCATCGCTATCGGTGCCTTCTTCCCGGTCTATACCACGGTTTCGGCGGCTCTAGCCCACGTGGACCCCAAGCTGGTTGAGGCTGCCCGAACCTTCGGCGTCCGCGGTATCAACCTCTTTACCACCGTGCAGCTACCTGCCGTTCTGCCCGCTGTGGTCTCGGGTCTGAGGCTGGCCCTGGCGCAGGCATGGCTCTTCCTGGTCGCCGCCGAACTGCTCGGTGCTTCGATGGGCCTGGGCTTCCTGCTCACCGACTCCCAGAACAACGGCCGCACCGACCGCCTACTGCTGGCCATCGTCCTGCTGGCTATCCTGGGTAAAATCACCAACGCCCTGCTGGGTGTGTTCGAACGCTGGGTCAAGGCCCGGTTCCCCAGCAACTAG
- a CDS encoding ABC transporter permease: MSTNDKNLSSGPAKEPTTETTALRSIETNIDIRAQESVGKTQGQIVRKRFRQNTGAVISLAILVAVLLLAITSIGVGPIPGWWKYNYTEMNPIVNGAAPNAQHWFGQDATGRDLFAMTMRGVQNTFLVVILITSIAGFLGVLFGGLAGYYRGWIEAVIMRFTDMVIIIPLMLLTAVLGKLAGSYFHGIWNTIMFGVVVGLLFWSSLARLVRAEFLSLREREFVDAARLAGASDLRIIFKHILPNAIGVVTVNVSLMMSSAILTETALSYLGFGIKAPDWSLGSLISANQSAFSTRPWLFWFPGLFILVISLAVNFVGDGLRDAFDPRQKKFNPKKATKRTAHSAENGVGIDGSVAAPAAAAGASTATVHASLASEVETPHSTRTSDSLDQDLDGPAGSPQNK; the protein is encoded by the coding sequence ATGAGCACCAACGACAAGAACCTCAGCTCAGGGCCCGCTAAGGAGCCCACCACCGAGACCACCGCACTACGCTCCATCGAAACCAACATCGATATCCGCGCTCAAGAGTCCGTGGGTAAAACCCAGGGCCAGATTGTGCGCAAGCGCTTCCGCCAGAACACCGGTGCGGTCATCTCGCTGGCTATCCTGGTCGCCGTGCTCCTGCTGGCCATCACCTCCATCGGCGTGGGCCCCATCCCGGGCTGGTGGAAGTACAACTACACCGAGATGAACCCCATCGTGAACGGTGCAGCCCCCAACGCCCAGCACTGGTTCGGCCAGGACGCCACCGGTCGCGACCTCTTCGCCATGACCATGCGCGGTGTGCAGAACACCTTCCTGGTGGTCATCCTGATTACCAGCATCGCCGGTTTCCTCGGTGTGCTCTTCGGTGGTCTGGCAGGCTACTACCGCGGCTGGATTGAAGCCGTCATCATGCGCTTTACCGACATGGTCATCATCATCCCCCTGATGCTGCTGACCGCCGTGCTCGGTAAGCTGGCCGGCAGCTACTTCCACGGCATCTGGAACACCATCATGTTCGGTGTGGTCGTGGGTCTGCTCTTCTGGTCATCTCTGGCCCGTCTGGTGCGCGCCGAGTTCCTTTCGCTGCGTGAACGCGAATTCGTGGATGCCGCCCGCCTGGCAGGTGCCTCGGATCTGCGCATCATCTTCAAGCACATCCTGCCCAACGCCATCGGCGTGGTCACCGTGAACGTGTCACTGATGATGAGCTCCGCTATTCTGACCGAGACCGCGCTCTCTTACCTGGGCTTCGGTATTAAGGCCCCCGACTGGTCGCTGGGTTCGCTGATTTCAGCTAACCAGTCAGCCTTCTCTACCCGCCCCTGGCTCTTCTGGTTCCCCGGTCTCTTCATCCTGGTGATTTCACTGGCCGTCAACTTTGTGGGCGATGGCCTGCGCGACGCCTTTGACCCCCGCCAGAAGAAGTTCAACCCCAAGAAGGCAACCAAGCGCACCGCCCACTCAGCCGAAAACGGCGTGGGTATCGACGGTTCCGTAGCCGCCCCGGCAGCAGCCGCTGGAGCGAGCACCGCTACCGTGCACGCCTCACTTGCCTCAGAGGTAGAAACCCCGCACAGCACCCGCACCTCAGATTCTCTTGATCAGGATCTGGACGGCCCGGCGGGCTCACCCCAGAACAAGTAG
- a CDS encoding NAD(P)-dependent oxidoreductase encodes MKILLPTSITLDQSALGTEPGDELVSYDPAVNIAPEHHDADVLVAWGNTNDQLKDAAAHLQQVELVQALLAGPDQARAAGFRPEAVIASGSGLHSKTVAEHTLALALNFVRFLPTLAEHQAQKNWATELGGPQELHPANQVTTLLGAKVTIWGFGSIGQATARLFDAFGADVTGIARSAGERAGFPVVATDDIDSVLETTDILVMILPNSEETKNSLDTARLAKLPQRAYVINVGRGPTVNEADLIEALNSGSIAGAAVDVVVEEPLPASDPLWDAKNIVITPHSAGGRPVEPEALIKQNLQALRDARAGKDADWRNKMN; translated from the coding sequence ATGAAGATTCTTCTGCCAACATCCATCACCCTCGACCAGAGTGCCCTCGGCACAGAACCCGGCGACGAGCTAGTCAGCTACGACCCGGCCGTCAACATCGCCCCCGAACACCACGACGCCGATGTGCTCGTAGCCTGGGGCAACACCAACGACCAGCTCAAGGACGCCGCAGCCCACCTCCAGCAGGTAGAGCTAGTTCAGGCCCTGCTGGCTGGGCCCGATCAGGCACGGGCCGCGGGCTTCCGCCCCGAGGCCGTCATCGCCTCCGGTAGCGGCCTGCACTCAAAGACCGTTGCCGAACACACCCTGGCCTTGGCCCTGAACTTTGTACGCTTCCTACCCACCCTGGCAGAGCACCAGGCACAGAAGAACTGGGCGACCGAACTAGGCGGCCCCCAGGAACTGCACCCGGCCAATCAGGTCACCACCCTGCTCGGCGCCAAGGTCACCATCTGGGGCTTTGGCTCTATCGGCCAGGCCACCGCCCGCCTCTTCGATGCCTTCGGGGCCGATGTCACCGGCATTGCCCGCTCAGCAGGTGAACGTGCGGGCTTCCCCGTGGTCGCCACCGATGACATCGACTCGGTCCTAGAAACCACCGACATTCTGGTCATGATCCTGCCCAACTCCGAGGAAACCAAGAACTCCCTCGACACCGCCCGCTTGGCCAAGCTACCCCAGCGCGCCTACGTCATCAACGTCGGCCGCGGCCCCACCGTCAACGAGGCAGACCTCATCGAAGCCCTCAACTCGGGCAGCATTGCTGGCGCCGCTGTCGACGTTGTAGTCGAAGAACCCCTGCCAGCCAGCGACCCCCTGTGGGACGCCAAGAACATCGTCATCACCCCCCACTCAGCGGGCGGCCGCCCGGTAGAGCCCGAAGCCCTCATCAAGCAGAACCTGCAGGCCCTGCGCGATGCCCGCGCGGGCAAGGACGCCGACTGGCGCAACAAGATGAACTAG
- a CDS encoding TetR/AcrR family transcriptional regulator yields the protein MTVRRISKSITSRVIEAHCGRLSKSIRGGRPRFTFPILPGQPASRGYTSKSVPAPAIDWWCEKPEKSARQQRRERTHTAIHEAALKLVLEKGLKATTTDEIAEAAGVSPRTLFNYFAGKEDAVLGLRAPVITDDILQRDDARQDLYIFERVAHLMLDIMVASVDSPTYPQVRPLVQEYPELRYRLKTHHIECEKTLADLLRTVNWVEFSASGRRGPWPYLPENEADAGTSEPRLRAALCITSALLRYLDYTRGVPEGEERDEVIREAVQTFRHLLRED from the coding sequence ATCACGGTCAGACGAATCAGCAAGTCAATCACCAGCAGGGTAATTGAAGCCCACTGCGGGAGGCTCAGCAAGTCAATTAGGGGAGGAAGGCCTAGGTTCACCTTTCCCATTTTACCGGGGCAGCCAGCTTCGCGGGGCTACACGTCCAAATCTGTACCAGCCCCTGCAATAGACTGGTGGTGTGAAAAACCCGAGAAGTCTGCGCGCCAGCAGCGCCGCGAGCGAACCCACACCGCGATTCACGAGGCCGCGCTCAAACTTGTGCTTGAGAAGGGCCTCAAAGCCACCACTACCGACGAAATCGCTGAAGCCGCCGGGGTCAGCCCCCGCACCCTCTTCAACTACTTCGCGGGCAAAGAGGACGCTGTGCTGGGCCTGCGCGCCCCCGTCATCACCGATGACATCCTGCAGCGCGATGATGCCCGCCAGGATCTCTACATCTTTGAGCGCGTCGCCCACCTGATGCTCGACATTATGGTCGCGTCGGTTGACAGCCCCACCTACCCGCAGGTGCGTCCCCTAGTGCAGGAATACCCGGAGCTGCGCTACCGCCTGAAAACCCACCATATCGAGTGTGAAAAGACCCTGGCTGACCTGCTGCGCACCGTCAACTGGGTGGAGTTCAGTGCGAGCGGCCGCCGCGGCCCCTGGCCCTACCTGCCCGAGAACGAGGCGGACGCGGGCACCTCAGAACCCCGCCTGCGTGCAGCCCTCTGTATCACCTCGGCCCTGCTCCGCTACCTGGACTACACCCGCGGCGTCCCCGAGGGTGAAGAACGCGATGAGGTAATCCGCGAGGCCGTACAGACCTTCCGCCACCTGCTGCGCGAAGACTAG
- a CDS encoding ABC transporter ATP-binding protein: MNTPTTQPTGAQPVLEVRDLSVDFGVERTWVPAAMNLNYEVHAGEVLAIVGESGSGKSVSSMGMIGLLPKNARVTGSVKLNGRELVGLSNTELLGVRGEEVAVIFQEPMTAMNPVMTVGDQIVETLRLHKNISPAEAKEEAIKMLEMVEMPDPIKAFNSYPHQMSGGQRQRAMIAQSLSTNPKLLIADEPTTALDVTVQAEILELMRNLQKKLNSAIILITHDMGVVADLADRVAVMRRGQIVETGEIHEVFNNPQHEYTQALLGAVLHLGGDEIDVNAAIDDAAEHQRPATALLEQVAPQRTGKVILSLKDVALEYPKQGRVGPFRAVTGANLEIRAGEVLGLVGESGSGKSTIGRATVGFLQVAEGELNVCGIDMRKPSRKDLAEVRKHVGMVFQDPSSSLNPRLPIGESIGEPMMLAGVAKGAELQKRIEELLDRVELPRSYRNRYPHELSGGQKQRVGIARALSLKPKLLIADEPTSALDVSVQARVLELFQELQEEMGFACLFVTHDLAVIDALADRIAVMRRGEIVEQGPREQILRHPREVYTQRLLAAVPLPDPDAQAERRELRAKLLDETGHVVS, translated from the coding sequence GTGAATACACCAACCACTCAGCCAACCGGCGCCCAGCCGGTCCTCGAGGTCCGCGACCTCAGCGTTGACTTCGGCGTCGAACGCACCTGGGTTCCCGCCGCCATGAACCTCAACTACGAGGTGCATGCCGGTGAAGTCCTCGCCATTGTGGGTGAATCCGGCTCAGGTAAGTCAGTTTCGTCCATGGGTATGATTGGGCTGCTGCCCAAGAACGCCCGCGTAACCGGCTCTGTTAAGCTCAACGGCCGCGAACTCGTTGGCCTGTCCAACACCGAGCTGCTCGGTGTGCGCGGTGAAGAAGTCGCCGTGATCTTCCAGGAACCTATGACCGCCATGAACCCGGTCATGACCGTAGGCGACCAGATTGTTGAGACCCTGCGCCTGCACAAGAACATCTCACCGGCGGAGGCCAAAGAAGAAGCCATCAAAATGCTTGAGATGGTCGAAATGCCCGACCCCATCAAGGCTTTCAACTCCTACCCCCACCAGATGTCGGGTGGTCAGCGCCAGCGCGCCATGATCGCCCAGTCGCTTTCGACCAACCCCAAGCTGCTCATTGCCGATGAGCCCACGACAGCACTCGATGTGACCGTTCAGGCTGAAATTCTTGAGCTCATGCGCAACCTGCAGAAGAAGCTCAACTCAGCTATTATCCTCATTACCCACGACATGGGTGTAGTCGCCGACCTGGCCGACCGCGTCGCTGTGATGCGCCGCGGCCAGATCGTTGAAACCGGAGAAATCCACGAGGTCTTCAACAACCCCCAGCACGAGTACACCCAGGCCCTACTCGGCGCCGTACTCCACCTGGGTGGCGACGAAATCGACGTGAATGCCGCCATTGACGACGCAGCCGAGCACCAGCGTCCGGCCACCGCCCTGCTGGAACAGGTTGCCCCCCAGCGCACCGGCAAGGTCATTCTCTCCCTCAAGGACGTGGCCCTCGAATACCCCAAGCAAGGTCGCGTAGGCCCCTTCCGCGCTGTCACCGGCGCCAACCTCGAAATCCGTGCCGGTGAGGTACTGGGTCTTGTGGGTGAATCGGGCTCCGGTAAGTCCACCATCGGCCGCGCCACCGTAGGCTTCCTACAGGTCGCCGAAGGTGAACTGAACGTCTGCGGCATTGATATGCGCAAGCCCAGCCGCAAGGACCTGGCCGAAGTACGCAAGCACGTAGGCATGGTCTTCCAGGACCCCTCATCCTCTCTCAACCCCCGCCTGCCCATCGGCGAATCCATCGGTGAGCCCATGATGCTTGCCGGCGTCGCCAAGGGAGCCGAGCTGCAGAAGCGTATCGAGGAGCTCCTGGATCGTGTAGAGCTACCCCGCTCCTACCGCAACCGCTACCCGCATGAGCTCTCCGGCGGCCAGAAGCAGCGCGTCGGTATCGCCCGCGCCCTCTCCCTCAAGCCCAAGCTACTCATCGCGGACGAGCCCACCTCGGCTCTGGACGTATCGGTGCAGGCCCGCGTGCTTGAGCTCTTCCAGGAACTCCAGGAAGAAATGGGCTTCGCCTGCCTCTTCGTTACCCACGACCTGGCAGTCATCGACGCCCTGGCCGACCGTATCGCGGTGATGCGCCGTGGCGAGATCGTAGAGCAGGGGCCGCGCGAGCAGATTCTGCGCCATCCCCGCGAGGTCTACACCCAGCGCCTGCTGGCCGCTGTTCCGCTGCCCGACCCGGACGCCCAGGCTGAGCGCCGCGAACTGCGCGCCAAGCTGCTGGACGAAACCGGCCACGTCGTCAGCTAA
- a CDS encoding ABC transporter ATP-binding protein: protein MSAPTLEGTPTTLTACEIDFNAVGKTFIGERGETRTVLKNVSFTAYPGEIISIIGSSGCGKSTLLRAAAGLGAATAGTVTIDGSPVRGLDSRVAIGFQEPRLLPWRTVEKNVALGLPKGTPKDVAREQVARLLDVVGLADYAQHRPREISGGMAQRASLARALARNPGILLLDEPFGALDALTRINMQDLLLDIHAHDPATVLLVTHDVEEALYLSDRVIVLGKPDPAAPATIARIVEVPDHRPRDRGNPALATLRKELLAELGVEEH, encoded by the coding sequence ATGAGCGCACCCACGCTAGAAGGCACCCCCACCACCCTCACCGCCTGCGAAATCGACTTCAATGCCGTCGGCAAGACCTTCATCGGCGAGCGCGGGGAGACCCGCACCGTCCTTAAAAACGTTTCTTTTACCGCCTACCCGGGTGAGATTATCTCGATTATTGGTTCCTCGGGCTGCGGCAAATCAACCCTGCTGCGGGCTGCTGCCGGTCTGGGGGCTGCGACCGCCGGTACCGTTACCATCGACGGTAGCCCGGTACGGGGTCTCGATTCCCGTGTAGCTATCGGCTTCCAGGAACCGCGCCTACTGCCCTGGCGCACCGTTGAGAAGAACGTGGCGCTGGGTCTGCCCAAGGGCACCCCCAAGGACGTTGCCCGCGAGCAGGTTGCCCGCCTTCTGGACGTTGTGGGGTTGGCAGACTACGCCCAGCACCGCCCCCGTGAGATTTCCGGTGGCATGGCTCAGCGCGCATCCCTGGCCCGGGCACTGGCACGGAACCCCGGCATCCTTCTGCTCGATGAGCCCTTCGGCGCTCTCGATGCCCTGACTCGCATCAACATGCAGGACCTGCTGCTCGATATTCATGCCCACGACCCGGCCACCGTCCTGCTGGTCACCCACGACGTGGAAGAAGCACTCTACCTCTCAGACCGGGTGATTGTGCTGGGTAAGCCGGACCCCGCCGCGCCCGCGACGATTGCCCGCATTGTTGAGGTGCCCGATCACCGCCCGCGCGACCGCGGCAACCCGGCGCTTGCCACCCTGCGTAAAGAACTTTTGGCCGAACTCGGCGTTGAAGAACACTAG